The following nucleotide sequence is from Dehalogenimonas formicexedens.
AGCGGAGCATTGACCGGGCCCGAGACGAAGCATCGAATTCGACCGGCAGGGTCACGAAGGTGAAGAGGACCGCCACGCCGAAAAGGGCCACGCCCAGCCAGGCGAGGTTCAGCCCGAAGGCCGCGCCGCCGCCGGCGAGCAGGATGCCGATGAAGATCAGAATAAAACCGAAGTTGGAGCCGACACTGGCCACCGGGGCCAGGGCGCTGCGGATCTGCATCGGGGCGTAGGCCTGGGCGTGCTGCACCGCGTGGCCGACTTCATGGGCGACGATGCCCATCGAGGCTACCGAGGCCTTGTTGGCCACATCGGGAGACAGCCGCAGGATCTTGACCCGGGGATCATAGTGGTCGGAGAGCTTGCCCTTGGTCAGTTCGACCTGGACGTTCTGCAGGTTATTCTGGTCCAGGAGCCATCGGGCCACCTGGAGTCCGGTCATATTGCGGTCGTTAGCCACCTTGGAATATTTGCCGAAGGTGGAAGACACCTTCCACTGGGCATAAAGCATCAGCAGAAGAGGGGGAACG
It contains:
- a CDS encoding zinc metallopeptidase; translated protein: MLGGWGLYLALIVPPLLLMLYAQWKVSSTFGKYSKVANDRNMTGLQVARWLLDQNNLQNVQVELTKGKLSDHYDPRVKILRLSPDVANKASVASMGIVAHEVGHAVQHAQAYAPMQIRSALAPVASVGSNFGFILIFIGILLAGGGAAFGLNLAWLGVALFGVAVLFTFVTLPVEFDASSRARSMLRSTGLASVSEASGASAVLSAAALTYVAALLAAVGQLLYWVLLLTGGGGGRR